The DNA window TCTCCCTTCAGGCCGGCGAGGGCCGTCACCACCACCCGCTCCACCTCGCGGCGCTCCGCCCTCGAGCAGGCGGGAGGGAGGCTCAGCCCGCGGATGCTGCGGCCGGTCCTGACACGGGACGACAGGACGTAGTTCTCGTCAAACATGCCGTGGGTGATCTGGAGGataacagagaggaggaagcgTTGTTTAGCAGCAGCAGACGGACGGAGGGATCGTGGCGTGGTCGGTGTAAATACCTTGGAGGCGTCCAGGTCAGTGGGGTGCTTCATGGTTCTGGGGTCGTAGCCGTTGTGCCGGTCTTTGATGACGGGGTCAAAGAGGTCAGCGAACACctgcaggagacagagagacacgtCAAGGCTGCAAGTTTGTCTTCACTCCGAGTTTCTAATGAGTAAATAAACTGAAAGAGTCACATTTCCATCAGCAGTGAGGTAATTAtaccct is part of the Plectropomus leopardus isolate mb unplaced genomic scaffold, YSFRI_Pleo_2.0 unplaced_scaffold51419, whole genome shotgun sequence genome and encodes:
- the LOC121939582 gene encoding creatine kinase S-type, mitochondrial-like; the protein is LDVSLCLLQVFADLFDPVIKDRHNGYDPRTMKHPTDLDASKITHGMFDENYVLSSRVRTGRSIRGLSLPPACSRAERREVERVVVTALAGLKGDLAGHYYSLGDMTEKEQQQLID